A stretch of the Sphingobacterium thalpophilum genome encodes the following:
- a CDS encoding S9 family peptidase, with protein MKLKLIAVLSFMLCQLAIMAQGTLEDYKRAKEIRETFAKIYGIPQQILWSEKGQSFSYRTTAKGGRSMLHIVDVVSQKKQATDVGEIEKQLTAELGSAVRLSGYWGRGTKVLNANEIEFVEQGISWTWNASAQKLTRTGKAKENDFDRRGGSYWGMRRDDSKGEAVDSPDKVYTAYIKNSNVYVSRKGDAKTEKQLTFDGSPGEYYMARIQWSADSKKIAVSKVRKAEVRQLTLLESSPVDQLQPKLQTRDYVKPGDALPQYYPAIIWVEDGKIFPVDPMRVANQFTLSELAWRPDNNSITFEYNQRGHQRYDIMALSAVDGKTSVVISETSPTFIDYSSKKYRHDLQETKEIIWASERDGWNHLYLFDGTTGKLKKQITKGQWVVRKVVHVDEAKRKIIFEASGMKEGEDPYLIRYYSIGLDGNGLKELTPELANHQATFNGDYSLFVDVYSTVNQAPTSVLRDAADGRILMELERTDISELESTGWKAPEVFSAVGRDGKTDIWGIIVRPRNFDPNKKYPVIEYIYAGPHSSFVPKSFSANPSGMYELAELGFVVVQIDGMGTSNRSKAFHDVAWKNLKDAGFPDRIAWIKAAASRYPYMDIQQVGIYGTSAGGQSSTAALLFHPDFYKVAVSSCGCHDNRMDKIWWNEQWMGWPIGPEYAACSNTENAYRLEGKLMLIVGELDDNVDPASTYQLVNQLIKHGKDHEFIMVPGMGHSSGGDFGEKKRRDFFVKHLLGVNPPAWNLY; from the coding sequence ATGAAACTGAAATTAATTGCAGTGTTATCGTTTATGCTCTGCCAATTGGCTATCATGGCTCAGGGGACTTTGGAGGATTATAAACGGGCTAAAGAAATACGGGAGACGTTTGCCAAGATTTATGGCATACCCCAGCAGATTCTTTGGTCTGAGAAAGGGCAGAGTTTTAGCTACCGTACCACGGCTAAAGGTGGACGGTCCATGTTGCATATCGTCGACGTGGTTTCGCAGAAAAAGCAGGCTACCGACGTTGGCGAGATTGAGAAACAACTGACTGCCGAACTCGGCTCCGCAGTCAGACTAAGCGGATATTGGGGCAGGGGGACAAAGGTGCTGAACGCAAATGAAATCGAATTTGTGGAGCAGGGCATAAGCTGGACGTGGAATGCATCTGCACAAAAACTGACTCGGACGGGGAAGGCCAAAGAAAATGATTTTGATCGTAGAGGTGGATCTTACTGGGGCATGCGCCGTGATGACAGCAAAGGGGAGGCGGTGGATTCTCCCGATAAGGTATATACTGCTTACATCAAGAACAGCAATGTTTACGTAAGTAGAAAAGGGGACGCAAAGACAGAGAAGCAGCTTACTTTTGACGGCAGTCCGGGCGAGTATTACATGGCTCGTATCCAATGGTCTGCAGACTCCAAGAAAATTGCCGTTTCAAAAGTGCGCAAAGCAGAGGTAAGACAGTTAACTCTGCTGGAATCGTCTCCTGTCGATCAGCTGCAGCCAAAATTGCAGACACGGGACTATGTTAAGCCAGGTGACGCTTTGCCGCAATATTATCCAGCGATCATCTGGGTGGAAGATGGTAAAATATTTCCTGTGGATCCGATGAGGGTCGCCAACCAGTTTACTTTATCCGAATTGGCATGGCGTCCAGACAACAATAGTATCACCTTCGAGTATAATCAGCGTGGACACCAGCGTTATGATATTATGGCGCTCAGTGCAGTGGATGGCAAGACCAGCGTGGTGATTTCGGAGACCAGCCCCACCTTTATTGATTATAGCAGCAAGAAATACAGACATGATTTACAGGAGACAAAAGAGATCATCTGGGCCTCCGAACGCGATGGATGGAACCATCTTTATCTTTTTGACGGAACAACCGGCAAATTGAAAAAACAGATCACCAAAGGACAATGGGTAGTACGCAAAGTGGTGCATGTGGATGAAGCAAAAAGAAAAATAATTTTTGAAGCGAGCGGCATGAAAGAAGGTGAAGATCCCTATCTGATTCGTTATTACTCCATCGGTCTGGACGGGAATGGTCTTAAAGAGCTAACGCCCGAGCTGGCAAACCATCAAGCCACCTTCAACGGGGATTACAGCCTGTTTGTCGATGTGTATTCGACGGTAAACCAAGCGCCTACGTCAGTTCTGCGTGATGCTGCTGACGGCCGGATTCTCATGGAATTGGAAAGGACCGATATTAGTGAACTGGAAAGCACAGGCTGGAAAGCCCCTGAAGTCTTTTCGGCCGTGGGGAGGGATGGTAAAACCGATATCTGGGGTATTATTGTCCGGCCCCGAAACTTTGATCCAAATAAAAAGTATCCTGTGATCGAATACATTTATGCCGGGCCTCACAGTTCATTTGTTCCCAAAAGTTTTTCTGCAAACCCTTCGGGAATGTACGAGCTGGCTGAATTGGGCTTTGTTGTCGTGCAGATCGATGGAATGGGAACTTCCAACAGATCCAAGGCTTTTCATGATGTGGCCTGGAAAAATTTAAAGGATGCCGGCTTTCCGGACCGTATTGCCTGGATAAAGGCTGCAGCTTCCAGATATCCCTATATGGATATACAACAGGTAGGCATTTATGGCACATCGGCCGGGGGACAGTCATCGACGGCAGCACTGCTCTTTCATCCTGATTTTTACAAAGTTGCGGTATCCTCCTGCGGATGTCATGACAACCGGATGGATAAAATCTGGTGGAATGAACAATGGATGGGCTGGCCGATAGGACCGGAATATGCTGCGTGTTCAAATACCGAAAACGCATACCGCCTGGAGGGTAAGCTGATGTTGATAGTGGGCGAACTTGATGACAACGTGGATCCAGCTTCAACTTATCAATTGGTCAATCAATTGATCAAGCACGGTAAAGATCATGAGTTTATCATGGTACCCGGCATGGGGCATTCTTCTGGCGGTGATTTTGGAGAGAAAAAACGAAGAGATTTTTTTGTCAAGCATCTACTAGGTGTCAACCCGCCGGCATGGAACCTTTATTAG